A stretch of Vigna angularis cultivar LongXiaoDou No.4 chromosome 4, ASM1680809v1, whole genome shotgun sequence DNA encodes these proteins:
- the LOC108331380 gene encoding putative defensin-like protein 179: MRMVNHIFFHFLLFTIFVMVVTGQKEDSNGSSRDLSSNESEINGEFSLSWWKDDDPIRKCNGSQGLCNDNCDEGCCNSKCAAKYKDGVGTCKLYVEGFNFCICKYACHPN; this comes from the exons atgagAATGGTGAACCacatcttcttccattttcttctctttacCATTTTTGTTATGGTGGTAACAG GGCAAAAAGAAGATTCAAATGGCAGTTCAAGAGATTTGAGTTCAAATGAGTCTGAGATAAATGGTGAATTCTCTCTGTCATGGTGGAAAGATGATGATCCTATAAGGAAGTGCAATGGTTCTCAGGGACTTTGCAATGACAATTGTGATGAAGGTTGCTGCAATTCAAAATGTGCTGCAAAATACAAAGATGGAGTTGGGACTTGTAAACTCTATGTTGAGGGTTTTAACTTTTGTATATGTAAATATGCTTGTCATCCAAATTAG
- the LOC108329867 gene encoding glycosyltransferase BC10 yields MKTVKDLRLGAGDVQILPGSRHRPPMKKPMWIIVLVLFVCVFLICAYIYPPKSSSACYIFSSENCRSITDWLPPAPAREYTDEEIASRAVVRDILKTPLALSKNPKIAFMFLSPGSLPFERLWDKFFQGHEGKFSVYVHASKTKPIHVSRYFVDRDIRSAQVVWGKISMVNAERRLLANALQDPDNQQFVLLSDSCVPLYTFDYIFDYLMYTNVSFVDCFMDPGPHGNGRYSKRMLPEIEMKNFRKGAQWFSMKRQHAVIVMADNLYYSKFKAYCQPGFEGKNCIADEHYLPTFFQIVDPGGIANWSTTHVDWSERKWHPKSYRVRDISYELLKNITSIDVSVHVSSDEKRQVQSWPCLWNGIQKPCYLFARKFNPGTLNTLLQLFSNYSAS; encoded by the exons ATGAAGACAGTAAAAGATTTGCGCTTAGGCGCGGGCGATGTGCAGATCCTGCCTGGGTCTCGTCATCGTCCTCCTATGAAGAAGCCAATGTGGATTATTGTCTTGGTTTTATTCGTATGCGTGTTTCTAATATGTGCTTATATCTACCCACCAAAAAGCAGTTCTGCTTGCTACATCTTTTCTTCTGAAAATTGCCGGTCAATTACTGATTGGCTTCCACCAGCTCCTGCAAGGGAATACACAGATGAAGAGATTGCATCACGAGCTGTTGTTAGGGATATTTTGAAAACACCTCTAGCACTTTCAAAGAATCCGAAAATCGCCTTCATGTTTCTGTCACCTGGTTCTCTACCATTTGAAAGATTATGGGATAAATTTTTTCAA GGACATGAAGGGAAATTCTCAGTATATGTGCATGCATCTAAGACTAAACCAATTCATGTGAGCCGTTATTTTGTTGACCGGGATATACGAAGTGCTCAG GTGGTGTGGGGTAAAATATCTATGGTTAATGCAGAACGACGACTACTGGCAAATGCTTTACAAGATCCTGATAACCAGCAATTTGTTTTACTTTCTGATAG CTGTGTGCCATTGTATACCTTTGACTATATTTTTGATTATCTGATGTACACAAACGTCAGCTTTGTTGATTG CTTTATGGATCCTGGTCCTCATGGCAATGGCAGGTATTCAAAACGCATGTTACCCGAAATTGAGATGAAGAACTTTAGAAAGGGTGCACAG TGGTTTTCAATGAAGCGCCAGCATGCTGTTATAGTTATGGCTGACAACCTGTATTACTCAAAATTTAAGGCTTACTGTCAG CCTGGTTTTGAAGGGAAAAATTGCATTGCGGATGAGCATTACTTACCTACATTCTTCCAG ATTGTTGATCCTGGTGGAATTGCCAATTGGTCAACAACTCATGTTGACTGGTCTGAGAGAAAGTGGCATCCAAAATCATATAGGGTTCGAGATATTTCATATGAGCTTTTGAAGAATATTACG TCCATTGATGTTAGTGTGCATGTCTCGAGTGATGAGAAG AGACAAGTACAAAGTTGGCCTTGCTTATGGAATGGGATTCAGAAGCCATGTTATCTATTTGCTAGGAAATTCAATCCTGGAACACTGAACACTTTGTTGCAGCTTTTTTCTAATTACTCAGCATCTTGA